A stretch of the Leptospira kirschneri serovar Cynopteri str. 3522 CT genome encodes the following:
- a CDS encoding tetratricopeptide repeat protein yields the protein MKRIFYLFLFLFFLSGILFANEEDESFPESNQDQVPLNPTDAARRKIQITALNTETVNLIRANNLSKAFINIDKIKKLDENSVEYHYLKGSYLYAQGRYPQSKNFLLKAIQIHSSHDPSYYLLGMIFVQRNKWAKSLEYFQKAVELSNYNPFYRINLALAYFETGNFLRAKAEAERAIELKPNFRAAKLLLLKSNFLLGNKADAYSQCVDFVKEGFISKEYMLIHARLVMEIHQNYRKAIKIYSQYGELPLHEKRFLAQAYYNTGNYRAAAAAYQSVIQLKIVEEEDKIQYIRSLSFIKDYKRLESFVAFWLQEEPDKRKKIQEALDIAELLKENDSKVFHMFPSRSPY from the coding sequence GTTTTTATTTTTGTTTTTTCTTTCGGGGATTCTTTTTGCCAACGAGGAAGACGAAAGTTTTCCGGAATCTAATCAAGATCAGGTTCCTTTAAATCCGACCGATGCGGCCAGACGTAAAATTCAAATCACCGCTTTAAATACGGAAACCGTTAATCTCATTCGAGCCAACAATCTTTCTAAAGCTTTCATCAATATTGATAAGATTAAAAAATTGGATGAAAACTCGGTTGAGTATCATTATTTGAAGGGTTCTTATCTTTACGCCCAGGGAAGATATCCTCAGTCGAAAAATTTTCTTTTAAAAGCAATTCAAATTCATTCGAGCCACGATCCTTCTTATTATTTATTGGGAATGATTTTTGTTCAAAGAAATAAATGGGCAAAGTCTTTGGAATATTTTCAAAAGGCGGTGGAACTTTCCAATTACAATCCGTTTTATAGAATCAACTTGGCATTGGCTTATTTTGAGACCGGAAATTTTTTAAGAGCCAAGGCAGAAGCGGAAAGAGCGATAGAACTGAAGCCGAATTTTAGAGCCGCGAAACTTCTTCTTTTAAAGTCCAATTTTCTTTTAGGAAACAAAGCGGATGCTTATTCCCAGTGTGTCGATTTTGTTAAAGAAGGATTTATTTCTAAAGAATACATGTTGATTCATGCAAGACTTGTAATGGAAATTCACCAAAATTATAGAAAGGCGATAAAAATTTATTCTCAGTATGGCGAACTTCCTCTTCACGAAAAAAGATTCTTAGCTCAAGCTTATTATAATACTGGAAATTACCGTGCCGCCGCCGCCGCTTATCAATCTGTAATACAATTAAAAATAGTCGAAGAAGAGGACAAAATTCAATACATCCGTTCTCTTTCGTTTATCAAAGATTATAAAAGATTGGAGTCTTTTGTGGCCTTTTGGCTTCAAGAAGAACCGGACAAACGTAAAAAGATCCAAGAAGCTTTGGATATTGCGGAACTTCTCAAAGAGAACGATTCTAAAGTTTTTCACATGTTTCCTTCTCGATCTCCATACTGA